The following proteins are co-located in the Limisphaerales bacterium genome:
- the rpsC gene encoding 30S ribosomal protein S3 — MGQKTNPIGLRTAVTKDWASKWYSDKKNFAAFMAEDRAIRDLLYGKLENAAVTKILIERAAQRVRIKILTARPGVVIGRRGAEIDVIKEELARMTSKEVYVDIQEIRQPETDAQLVAENVKMQLERRIAYRRAMKRAVQTAMDFGAEGIRIRCAGRLGGSEIARVEQYLEGRVPLHTLRATIDYGFTEAKTKAGLLGIKCWICKGEDSPGKSGEEEVIETGASKGKQ, encoded by the coding sequence ATGGGACAAAAAACCAATCCAATCGGGCTTCGCACCGCGGTCACCAAGGACTGGGCATCGAAGTGGTATTCCGACAAGAAGAACTTCGCCGCGTTCATGGCTGAAGATCGAGCAATTCGAGATTTGCTTTACGGCAAGCTCGAGAACGCTGCGGTCACCAAGATTCTCATCGAGCGCGCCGCCCAACGCGTACGCATCAAAATTCTCACCGCCCGTCCCGGCGTGGTCATTGGCCGTCGTGGCGCGGAAATTGATGTGATCAAGGAAGAGCTTGCGCGCATGACCAGCAAGGAAGTGTACGTGGACATTCAGGAAATCCGGCAACCCGAAACCGACGCCCAACTGGTTGCTGAGAATGTGAAGATGCAGCTGGAGCGCCGCATCGCCTATCGCCGCGCAATGAAGCGTGCGGTGCAAACGGCAATGGATTTTGGCGCCGAAGGCATTCGCATCCGGTGCGCCGGACGACTGGGCGGATCTGAGATCGCTCGCGTGGAGCAATATCTCGAGGGCCGTGTGCCGTTGCACACATTGCGTGCGACCATTGATTACGGCTTCACCGAAGCCAAAACCAAAGCCGGTTTGCTGGGCATTAAATGCTGGATTTGTAAGGGCGAAGATTCCCCTGGAAAATCCGGTGAAGAAGAAGTCATCGAGACCGGCGCCTCCAAGGGCAAACAATAA
- the rplP gene encoding 50S ribosomal protein L16 — MAATIPARVKYRKMHRGSRAGIAWKGSNVSFGEFGLQALDRCWLTTQQIEACRQTITRKMKRRGKVWIRVFPQKSYTKKPLEVRMGKGKANVEGWVAVVRPANMLFEVGGVSESLARDAMRLAAAKLPIPTRFVTRL, encoded by the coding sequence ATGGCCGCCACAATTCCAGCTCGAGTTAAGTACCGCAAAATGCACCGCGGCAGCCGTGCCGGCATTGCGTGGAAGGGCAGCAATGTCTCGTTCGGCGAATTCGGCCTGCAAGCGCTCGACCGCTGCTGGCTCACCACCCAGCAAATCGAAGCCTGCCGCCAAACCATCACCCGCAAAATGAAACGGCGCGGCAAAGTTTGGATTCGCGTGTTCCCGCAAAAATCTTACACCAAGAAACCGTTGGAAGTGCGGATGGGCAAAGGCAAAGCCAACGTTGAAGGCTGGGTCGCCGTGGTGCGCCCGGCAAATATGCTCTTTGAAGTCGGTGGCGTGAGCGAAAGCCTGGCCCGCGACGCCATGCGCCTCGCCGCAGCTAAACTGCCGATCCCAACCCGATTTGTGACCCGACTGTAG
- the rpmC gene encoding 50S ribosomal protein L29: MKTKEEINEMPAAELREQVLLTKQELFSLTLLKGGGLEKPHRIPLLRKQIARLETRLTLLRKQAEAATVAAN, translated from the coding sequence ATGAAGACGAAAGAAGAAATTAACGAAATGCCCGCCGCCGAATTGCGCGAGCAAGTGCTGCTGACCAAGCAGGAGCTGTTCAGTCTCACCCTGTTAAAGGGTGGCGGTCTGGAGAAGCCCCATCGCATTCCATTACTGCGCAAACAAATCGCGCGGCTCGAGACGCGGCTCACGCTGCTCCGCAAACAAGCCGAAGCTGCAACCGTGGCCGCCAACTAA
- the rpsQ gene encoding 30S ribosomal protein S17, with protein MSETQEKHRKERSGEVISNKMTQTIVVRVKRRIKHPLYKKVITKFKKYYVHDAESVAQPGNHVRIRETRPISKLKRWELVEVVR; from the coding sequence ATGAGCGAAACCCAAGAAAAACATCGCAAAGAACGCAGCGGCGAAGTCATCTCCAACAAGATGACCCAAACCATCGTGGTGCGCGTGAAGCGCCGCATCAAGCATCCGCTGTACAAAAAAGTGATCACCAAGTTTAAGAAATATTACGTGCACGATGCCGAGAGTGTCGCCCAGCCGGGCAATCACGTGCGCATCCGCGAAACCCGCCCGATCAGCAAACTGAAACGCTGGGAGTTGGTGGAAGTCGTTCGATAG
- the rplN gene encoding 50S ribosomal protein L14 — protein sequence MLQLCSVCEVADNSGAKRAAIIGVLGERKSYGEIGDVVKAHIKEAAPDGAVKKSEVVDAVIVRTKKAIRRSDGSYLRFDNNAVVIIDADKNPRGTRIFGPVARELREKKFMKIISLAPEVL from the coding sequence ATGCTCCAACTTTGTTCAGTATGTGAAGTGGCCGATAACAGCGGCGCGAAGCGTGCCGCCATCATTGGCGTGCTCGGCGAACGCAAGAGTTACGGCGAGATCGGCGATGTCGTGAAGGCCCACATCAAAGAGGCCGCTCCCGATGGTGCGGTGAAGAAGAGCGAGGTGGTTGACGCCGTCATCGTTCGCACCAAGAAAGCCATTCGCCGCAGTGATGGCTCGTACCTGCGATTTGATAACAACGCGGTGGTCATTATTGACGCCGACAAAAACCCGCGCGGCACCCGCATTTTTGGCCCCGTGGCCCGCGAGTTGCGCGAAAAGAAATTCATGAAAATCATTTCCCTCGCACCGGAGGTTCTGTAA
- a CDS encoding KOW motif-containing protein, which produces MAEKTQGKKKQNRVRRDDQVKILAGEHRDAEGKVIRILADNNRVEVEIEGLAEDDMIVKHQKRSTEFPNGTRLRLNPTLHISNVMKLDRWNARAQKKAQ; this is translated from the coding sequence ATGGCTGAAAAAACTCAAGGCAAGAAAAAGCAAAACCGCGTGCGGCGCGATGATCAGGTGAAAATTCTCGCCGGCGAACACCGCGATGCCGAAGGCAAGGTCATCCGTATCCTCGCCGACAATAATCGCGTGGAAGTGGAGATCGAGGGCCTTGCTGAAGACGATATGATCGTGAAGCACCAAAAGCGCAGCACAGAATTCCCGAATGGCACACGCCTCCGTTTGAATCCGACGCTTCACATTTCCAATGTGATGAAGCTCGACCGTTGGAACGCGCGCGCGCAGAAGAAAGCACAATGA
- the rplE gene encoding 50S ribosomal protein L5 — protein sequence MKPRLYSKYHEEVKPGLKKDRKYTNLHQVPRIEKIIVHMGLDATLEKSALEDAINDMKTITGRKPVVDLARKSVSNFKLREGMPIGCHVTLRREVMYEFLDRLTAAALPRIRDFRGINPKSFDGHGNYSMGITEQSIFPEIEMDKVKRTQGMDVTIVTTAGTNDEALDLLTRMGMPFARNKKAPAAEPEAPAEEAPATESKDSE from the coding sequence ATGAAACCCAGACTTTACAGCAAATATCACGAGGAAGTGAAACCGGGCCTGAAGAAGGACCGGAAATATACCAACCTGCATCAAGTGCCGCGCATTGAGAAAATCATCGTGCACATGGGGCTCGACGCCACGCTGGAAAAATCCGCGTTGGAAGATGCAATCAACGACATGAAAACGATTACTGGCCGCAAACCGGTGGTTGATCTCGCTCGGAAGAGTGTTTCGAATTTCAAGCTGCGCGAAGGCATGCCCATCGGTTGTCACGTCACACTGCGCCGCGAAGTGATGTACGAGTTTCTCGATCGCCTCACCGCCGCTGCGCTGCCGCGTATTCGCGACTTCCGCGGCATCAACCCAAAATCATTTGACGGTCACGGCAACTATTCCATGGGCATCACTGAGCAATCTATTTTCCCGGAAATCGAGATGGATAAAGTAAAGCGCACCCAGGGCATGGACGTCACCATCGTGACCACTGCCGGGACGAACGACGAGGCGCTGGATCTGCTCACTCGCATGGGGATGCCATTCGCTCGCAATAAAAAAGCGCCCGCGGCTGAGCCTGAAGCACCGGCGGAAGAAGCTCCGGCCACCGAGAGTAAAGACAGCGAATAA
- the rpsN gene encoding 30S ribosomal protein S14, whose translation MAKKSWIERNQRKERTVVKYAERRKEMKAAGDYAGLALLPRNASPVRVVNRCHVTGRRHGFIRKFGMSRIAFREAALSGMIPGVTKASW comes from the coding sequence ATGGCCAAGAAATCGTGGATTGAACGGAACCAGCGCAAAGAGCGCACGGTGGTGAAATATGCCGAGCGGCGTAAAGAAATGAAGGCAGCGGGCGATTACGCCGGACTGGCGCTCCTGCCACGCAATGCCTCCCCCGTGCGGGTAGTGAATCGCTGCCATGTCACCGGACGCCGACACGGCTTCATCCGCAAATTCGGCATGAGCCGCATCGCCTTTCGTGAGGCAGCGTTAAGCGGGATGATCCCGGGCGTCACCAAAGCCAGTTGGTAA
- the rpsH gene encoding 30S ribosomal protein S8, producing the protein MDPVADMLTSIRNANMATNPDCSVPYSKLKENVAHILKEEGYITSYQVTGSGVIKRLEVALKYNGRKGVIAGIKKISKPGLRKYVGAGEMPRVLGGLGVAIISTSEGVMSGASAREKKVGGEVLAHVW; encoded by the coding sequence ATGGATCCCGTCGCAGACATGCTCACCAGTATTCGGAACGCCAATATGGCGACCAATCCGGATTGTTCCGTGCCCTATTCCAAGCTCAAGGAAAACGTGGCCCACATTCTCAAGGAAGAAGGCTACATCACCAGCTATCAAGTCACCGGATCGGGTGTCATCAAGCGGCTTGAAGTGGCACTCAAATATAACGGCCGTAAGGGCGTGATTGCGGGCATCAAAAAAATCAGCAAGCCCGGCCTGCGCAAGTACGTGGGTGCCGGCGAGATGCCGCGGGTGCTCGGCGGTTTGGGCGTGGCGATTATTTCCACGTCGGAGGGCGTGATGAGCGGCGCCAGTGCGCGCGAAAAGAAAGTGGGCGGTGAAGTGCTGGCTCACGTTTGGTAA
- the rplF gene encoding 50S ribosomal protein L6, with product MSRIGKMPVPVPSTVKVNLSGRTISAEGPKGSLKLDLPERTEAKLEDDQIIVTRENDEKRSKAMHGLARSLINNMVMGVDKGFVKKLEIHGVGFKAAVKGQKLNLLLGYSHEINHVIPQGITVTVENDTNVTIEGADKAVVGKMAAEVRSYYPVEPYKGKGVRYSDEHVIRKQGKQVQ from the coding sequence ATGTCAAGAATTGGTAAAATGCCCGTGCCCGTGCCGAGTACCGTGAAGGTCAATCTCAGCGGTCGGACGATTTCGGCGGAAGGCCCCAAGGGCAGTCTCAAGCTGGATCTCCCCGAGCGCACCGAAGCCAAGCTGGAGGATGATCAAATTATCGTCACCCGCGAAAACGACGAGAAACGCTCCAAGGCCATGCACGGCCTCGCACGCAGTCTCATCAACAACATGGTGATGGGCGTGGACAAAGGGTTTGTCAAAAAACTTGAGATCCACGGCGTCGGCTTCAAAGCCGCCGTGAAGGGGCAGAAGCTCAACCTGTTGCTCGGCTACTCACACGAGATCAATCACGTCATTCCACAAGGCATCACCGTCACCGTGGAAAACGACACCAACGTTACGATCGAAGGCGCGGATAAAGCCGTTGTTGGCAAAATGGCCGCCGAGGTGCGTAGCTACTACCCAGTGGAGCCGTACAAAGGTAAGGGCGTGCGCTACAGCGACGAACACGTCATCCGCAAACAGGGCAAACAAGTTCAATAA
- a CDS encoding 50S ribosomal protein L18, which yields MRPEQKRKIAQRRRWRIRKKLHGTAARPRMAVRFTERNIYVQFINDDEGCTLASASTRHKAQAGRETLAANKAGAEVVGQAAGEAAKAVGISKVIFDRCGARYVQDGKIDIFAHAATRAGLDFGLDLEKKSAKSAKAAKEEKAEKPKKEKKEKKPKKEKKAEQAGPAEKAKQAEVTEPIAETEKAEAGK from the coding sequence ATGAGACCCGAACAGAAACGCAAAATCGCACAACGCCGCCGCTGGCGGATTCGCAAAAAACTCCACGGCACCGCTGCGCGCCCACGCATGGCCGTTCGCTTTACCGAGCGCAACATTTACGTGCAATTCATCAACGACGACGAAGGTTGCACACTGGCCTCCGCGTCCACCCGCCACAAGGCGCAGGCTGGCCGTGAAACACTCGCCGCCAACAAAGCCGGTGCTGAAGTGGTCGGCCAAGCCGCCGGCGAAGCCGCCAAAGCCGTAGGAATCAGCAAAGTAATTTTTGACCGCTGCGGCGCGCGTTACGTGCAGGATGGTAAAATCGACATCTTCGCCCACGCGGCAACCCGCGCCGGATTAGATTTTGGTCTCGATTTAGAAAAGAAATCCGCCAAATCCGCAAAAGCCGCCAAGGAAGAGAAGGCCGAAAAGCCGAAGAAGGAAAAAAAGGAAAAGAAACCCAAAAAAGAAAAAAAGGCCGAGCAGGCTGGCCCGGCCGAGAAGGCCAAGCAGGCTGAAGTGACCGAGCCGATTGCGGAAACAGAAAAAGCCGAGGCCGGCAAATAA
- the rpsE gene encoding 30S ribosomal protein S5 — protein sequence MTPPAPAASPAEAAPAAPAANTPAPAAQNDRGPRGGGGGNRGGGGRGGNRRGGPRERRAPAVVTDSEGNELTEKVVFINRSSKVVKGGRRFGFSALVVTGNHKGGVGVGIGKAREVITAIQKGNEDARRKMVKVRLHGATLPHEVYSVFDGARVLLRPASPGTGIIAGKTVRAVLESAGVRDVLSKSLGSNNPANVAKATMQALESLRLREDVYKARGKKSD from the coding sequence ATCACCCCCCCCGCACCAGCTGCATCCCCGGCTGAAGCGGCCCCCGCAGCACCTGCAGCAAACACCCCCGCGCCCGCGGCGCAAAATGATCGTGGCCCTCGTGGTGGTGGTGGTGGCAATCGTGGTGGTGGCGGACGTGGCGGCAATCGTCGCGGAGGCCCTCGCGAACGTCGCGCGCCCGCCGTGGTGACCGATTCCGAAGGGAACGAACTGACCGAGAAAGTGGTTTTCATTAACCGCTCGAGCAAAGTGGTGAAGGGCGGTCGACGATTTGGATTTAGCGCATTGGTGGTCACCGGAAACCACAAGGGCGGCGTCGGTGTGGGCATCGGCAAAGCCCGCGAAGTGATCACCGCCATTCAAAAGGGCAACGAAGATGCCCGCCGAAAAATGGTGAAAGTACGGCTTCACGGTGCCACATTGCCGCACGAAGTGTATTCCGTATTTGATGGCGCGCGCGTGTTGCTGCGGCCTGCCTCGCCTGGTACCGGCATCATCGCCGGCAAGACCGTTCGCGCGGTGCTCGAAAGCGCCGGCGTCCGCGATGTGCTTAGCAAATCACTGGGATCGAATAACCCGGCCAATGTGGCCAAAGCCACCATGCAAGCGTTGGAAAGTTTGCGACTGCGCGAGGATGTGTACAAGGCGCGCGGGAAAAAATCAGACTAA
- the rplO gene encoding 50S ribosomal protein L15, which yields MRLHDLKPRPGSKSRRKRVGRGPGSGRGKTSTRGHKGQNSRAGSSTRATFEGGQMPYIRRLPKRGFNNFVHRVDYLAVNLEALEAHFDEGATVDVAAIIAKGLANGKGNVKVKILGTGELKKKLSVTAHKFSASAQSAIEAAGGSCTALIAAAPANEPATEE from the coding sequence ATGCGATTGCACGACCTCAAACCCAGACCCGGCTCCAAGTCCCGCCGCAAACGTGTGGGCCGCGGCCCCGGCAGTGGCCGGGGAAAAACCAGCACCCGAGGCCATAAGGGCCAAAATTCCCGCGCTGGCAGCAGCACTCGTGCCACCTTTGAGGGCGGTCAGATGCCCTACATCCGTCGCCTTCCCAAGCGCGGGTTCAATAATTTTGTTCATCGGGTCGATTATTTGGCGGTGAATTTAGAAGCGCTTGAAGCCCATTTTGACGAAGGCGCCACCGTGGACGTTGCAGCTATCATCGCCAAGGGCCTAGCCAACGGCAAAGGCAATGTGAAGGTGAAAATCTTGGGCACGGGTGAGTTGAAGAAAAAACTTTCCGTGACCGCTCATAAATTTAGTGCTTCCGCTCAGTCAGCCATTGAGGCGGCGGGCGGCAGTTGTACCGCGCTCATCGCGGCTGCTCCGGCAAACGAACCGGCAACGGAGGAATAA
- the secY gene encoding preprotein translocase subunit SecY, translating into MFARYFQTLSNCFKIPELRSRIVFTLLLLLVCRLIAQVPVPGLDGFALSEYFKILAEKQSSEGGTSLLGMYSMFTGGAMERCALGSLGIMPYISATIILQLMTAVVPSLSKLSREEGGRTQIIKYGRYLTVLLCLGQGFVMSMGWEHPSKIPGFEQFEGELVIGAADWWYHLRTTLLLTTGTVILMWLGEQITERGIGNGISLVITVGIIAQIDTAVFSFYEMFAKNDAHAFKGVLLVGLLLAVVGAVIAVTQAMRKIPVQYAQRTVGRKQYQGGSTYFPLRVNYAGVMPIIFAQAIMMFPAQIFGTLGRVLADKGSAIMTAKESGGQFLKSLGDTITGMGDALAYGNVWNLVMVGLMILFFSYFWVATQFNETQIADDLKKGGGYIPGVRPGNATRDFLHHAMSRLTLAGAMFLVAIAILPTILTNEFDIPMIVAQFFGGTSVLIMVGVMLDTMRQVESHLAQRHYDGFLKTGKVRGRFN; encoded by the coding sequence ATGTTCGCCCGGTATTTCCAAACCCTCAGCAATTGCTTTAAGATTCCGGAACTCCGGAGTCGAATTGTTTTTACGTTGTTGCTGCTGTTGGTGTGTCGGTTGATAGCGCAAGTGCCGGTTCCCGGACTGGACGGGTTTGCTCTTTCTGAGTACTTCAAAATTCTTGCTGAAAAGCAGTCCAGCGAAGGCGGGACCTCCTTGCTCGGCATGTACAGCATGTTTACCGGAGGGGCGATGGAGCGTTGTGCTTTGGGGTCGCTTGGCATCATGCCGTATATCAGTGCCACAATTATTTTGCAGTTGATGACTGCAGTGGTGCCTTCTCTGAGTAAACTATCCCGTGAGGAAGGTGGTCGCACACAGATCATTAAATACGGTCGATACCTCACCGTGTTGCTTTGTCTTGGTCAGGGGTTTGTGATGAGCATGGGATGGGAGCATCCCTCAAAAATTCCAGGTTTCGAACAATTCGAAGGTGAATTGGTGATTGGCGCGGCGGACTGGTGGTACCATTTGCGGACCACGTTGCTCCTGACTACCGGCACGGTGATACTCATGTGGTTGGGTGAACAGATTACCGAACGAGGCATTGGCAATGGTATTTCACTGGTCATCACCGTAGGCATTATCGCCCAGATAGATACGGCTGTGTTCTCATTTTATGAGATGTTTGCCAAAAATGATGCGCATGCGTTCAAAGGCGTGTTACTGGTGGGTCTGTTGTTAGCAGTGGTGGGGGCGGTGATTGCCGTCACCCAGGCGATGCGAAAAATTCCGGTTCAATATGCCCAGCGCACTGTGGGCCGTAAGCAATATCAAGGTGGTTCGACCTACTTTCCTTTACGCGTCAACTATGCGGGGGTGATGCCGATCATTTTTGCTCAGGCGATCATGATGTTTCCGGCGCAAATTTTTGGAACGTTGGGCCGCGTGTTGGCCGATAAAGGGAGTGCCATTATGACTGCCAAGGAATCCGGCGGCCAATTCCTAAAATCGCTCGGGGATACAATTACCGGGATGGGCGATGCACTCGCCTATGGAAACGTTTGGAATCTGGTTATGGTGGGGTTGATGATTTTGTTCTTCAGTTATTTCTGGGTGGCCACGCAATTTAATGAAACGCAAATTGCTGATGATCTCAAGAAAGGTGGCGGCTACATTCCCGGCGTGCGTCCCGGCAATGCCACACGCGACTTTTTGCATCATGCCATGAGCCGGCTTACTTTGGCGGGCGCGATGTTCCTGGTGGCGATTGCAATTTTACCCACCATTTTGACCAACGAATTTGATATCCCGATGATCGTTGCCCAGTTCTTTGGCGGTACGAGTGTATTGATTATGGTGGGCGTAATGCTTGATACTATGCGACAGGTGGAAAGTCATTTGGCCCAGCGCCATTACGATGGCTTCCTGAAAACCGGTAAAGTGCGCGGACGATTTAATTAA
- the map gene encoding type I methionyl aminopeptidase encodes MIPIKTSEELDAMREAGRVAGTVLAEASAWVKPGVSTREIDEYAASRIKAHGAKSAFLGYEVSGRKYPCHICISMNDEVVHGLAGKRKVKEGDIVSLDCGVRVNGFIGDTARTVIVGECSEETQKLIDVTQEALYDGISRALPGNRVKDISCAVQNRVEANGFSIVREFVGHGVGRTVHEEPQIPNFVSTGETPELRPGMTIAIEPMVNVGGMKVKFLSDGWTVVTRDGRPSAHFEHTIAVTDGEPEILTCLEQKPSASAVA; translated from the coding sequence ATGATCCCGATCAAAACATCCGAAGAGCTGGACGCCATGCGCGAAGCAGGGCGTGTGGCCGGTACGGTGTTGGCGGAGGCATCGGCTTGGGTGAAACCGGGCGTAAGCACCCGTGAGATTGACGAATACGCCGCCAGTCGAATCAAGGCGCATGGAGCCAAGAGCGCATTTTTGGGCTACGAAGTGAGCGGCCGAAAGTATCCGTGCCACATTTGCATTTCGATGAATGATGAAGTCGTGCACGGCCTCGCCGGCAAACGCAAAGTGAAAGAGGGCGACATCGTCAGTCTCGATTGCGGCGTGCGCGTGAATGGATTTATCGGCGATACCGCTCGGACGGTCATTGTGGGCGAGTGTTCCGAAGAAACACAAAAATTGATTGATGTGACTCAGGAAGCTCTGTATGATGGAATTTCTCGCGCATTACCGGGCAACCGGGTGAAGGATATTTCCTGTGCGGTGCAAAATCGGGTGGAAGCTAATGGGTTTTCCATCGTTCGTGAATTTGTGGGACACGGAGTAGGACGGACGGTTCATGAAGAACCGCAGATCCCAAACTTTGTTAGCACCGGCGAGACGCCCGAGTTGCGGCCGGGAATGACGATTGCCATCGAGCCGATGGTGAATGTTGGTGGAATGAAAGTGAAATTTTTGTCGGATGGTTGGACCGTGGTGACACGGGATGGCCGTCCGTCGGCTCATTTTGAGCATACAATCGCGGTGACCGATGGGGAGCCTGAGATTTTAACATGTCTGGAGCAGAAGCCATCCGCGTCAGCGGTTGCGTAG
- the infA gene encoding translation initiation factor IF-1 (stimulates the activities of the other two initiation factors, IF-2 and IF-3), whose amino-acid sequence MSGAEAIRVSGCVVEVLTHRLVRVELENGHRMMGHTTRATSGLLAEAAVGDNVVLEVSTFDLSKGRVVQLNSLETTTK is encoded by the coding sequence ATGTCTGGAGCAGAAGCCATCCGCGTCAGCGGTTGCGTAGTAGAAGTATTGACGCATCGATTGGTGCGGGTGGAGTTGGAAAACGGCCACCGAATGATGGGCCACACCACGCGGGCCACCAGCGGATTGCTGGCGGAAGCGGCGGTGGGCGATAACGTGGTGTTGGAAGTCAGCACCTTCGACCTTTCCAAGGGAAGGGTCGTGCAATTAAATAGTTTAGAGACAACAACGAAATAA
- the rpmJ gene encoding 50S ribosomal protein L36 has product MKVRASVKKMCEHCRVIRRKGVVRVICKNKRHKQRQG; this is encoded by the coding sequence ATGAAGGTACGCGCCTCAGTCAAAAAAATGTGCGAACACTGCCGGGTCATTCGGCGGAAAGGCGTCGTGCGTGTCATCTGTAAAAACAAGCGCCACAAACAGCGCCAAGGATAA
- the rpsM gene encoding 30S ribosomal protein S13, producing the protein MPRILGIDVPSAKRIDIALRSIYGIGPAVAVKVLENAGIDAGTRAHTLSEEQLAQIAKAIQTTEMRPSQTRTAPNPETELCPILVEGDLRRKVSEDIKNLKSIKSYRGQRHQRGLPTRGQRTQTNARTRKGPKKTVGAQRKKD; encoded by the coding sequence ATGCCCCGCATTTTAGGAATCGACGTACCCTCCGCCAAGCGCATCGACATCGCGCTGCGCTCCATTTATGGCATCGGCCCTGCCGTTGCGGTCAAGGTTTTGGAAAACGCCGGCATCGATGCCGGCACCCGCGCCCACACGCTTTCTGAAGAACAGCTCGCGCAAATTGCCAAGGCCATCCAGACCACCGAGATGCGCCCCTCGCAAACCCGCACGGCACCCAATCCGGAAACCGAGTTGTGCCCCATCCTGGTGGAAGGTGATCTGCGTCGGAAAGTGTCCGAGGACATCAAAAACCTCAAGAGCATCAAGAGCTATCGCGGCCAGCGCCATCAACGCGGGTTACCCACGCGCGGCCAACGCACCCAAACCAACGCCCGTACCCGCAAAGGTCCGAAGAAAACCGTCGGGGCCCAGCGCAAGAAAGACTAA
- the rpsK gene encoding 30S ribosomal protein S11, with protein MAEEKQDPATEAEAPKATDAAEQPAAEVKEEAPAKEEKAEKPAKKEKAEKADAGDKAEAVESEQKGEEASAEPAEPAEGHHSAPTAADLLSDNVDDVKIIKAKKSKNVTHGIVHIQATFNNTLVTITDMQGNPISWYSAGRAGFKGSRKSTSYAAQQVAQRAANEAKAHGLREVEVRVKGPGSGRESAIRALQAVGLEITTIKDVTPIPHNGCRPKKRRRV; from the coding sequence ATGGCTGAAGAAAAACAAGATCCCGCAACCGAGGCCGAGGCGCCCAAGGCAACTGATGCTGCAGAGCAACCTGCTGCTGAAGTAAAAGAAGAGGCCCCTGCCAAGGAAGAAAAAGCCGAGAAGCCCGCCAAGAAAGAGAAGGCTGAAAAAGCTGATGCTGGCGATAAGGCTGAAGCTGTTGAAAGCGAACAAAAAGGCGAAGAGGCTTCCGCTGAACCGGCTGAACCCGCCGAAGGACACCATTCAGCTCCCACGGCCGCAGATTTACTGTCGGACAATGTTGATGACGTCAAGATCATCAAGGCCAAGAAATCGAAGAATGTCACCCACGGCATTGTTCATATACAGGCCACCTTCAATAACACTTTGGTGACCATCACCGATATGCAGGGCAACCCCATCAGTTGGTACAGCGCCGGTCGCGCCGGCTTCAAGGGCTCCCGCAAAAGCACCTCCTACGCCGCCCAACAAGTGGCCCAACGCGCCGCTAACGAAGCGAAGGCCCACGGGCTGCGCGAAGTGGAAGTCCGCGTTAAAGGACCCGGCTCCGGCCGCGAATCCGCCATCCGCGCACTGCAAGCGGTGGGGCTCGAAATCACGACCATCAAAGACGTCACCCCCATACCCCATAATGGCTGCCGCCCCAAGAAGCGGCGCCGCGTTTAA